The genomic segment AAGGAAATCTCGGAAATCGTAGAGATTACCCAAAAGGAAAACGGCACGAAGCAAGACCTATTGGGGATGTTGGAAGAACTCAAAGAAACCTATCCCGACATCACATCCGTCGAGAATTGGGATAGCCTTGTCGTACACATCAAGGACAGCTCCCCGTTCCCCATCACCGAGGACGAAATCAAAAACCTATTTCGCTAACACTTAAATCCCATCAGTTATGAAAGAAAAAATCAAAAAGCTATCAAAGCCACTTTCCCTTGTCACAACCTTACAGCTTATTGCCCTAAGCCTATTTGCACAGAGCGGAGAAGCAGGATTGCAGGAAGCGACACGACAGGTCAAAGGCTATTTCGATACAGGCACAGACCTGATGTATGCTATCGGTGCAGTCATCGGAATCGTCGGAGCGGTCAAGGTGTTCAACAAATGGAACGCAGGAGACCCGGACACGAACAAGGTCGCCGCAAGCTGGTTCGGGAGCTGTATTTTCTTGGTCATCGTGGCGACGGTGCTCAAATCATTCTTTGGGGTTTAGAAATGGGAGGAAAATACAATGGCAGTAGTCTATCACATGAACAAAGGCGTTTCCCGACCCATCGTCTTCAAAGGCTTAAAGGCACAGTACATCGCCTACCTCGCAGGGGGATTGGTCGGATTGCTCATTCTCTTTGCCGTGCTGTACATCATCGGACTTCCCTTAATGGTCATTCTCCCTGTCATCGGTACGGCGGGAGCATCCCTGTTTTGGGCAGTTGACCGATTGAGCAAACGCTTCGGAGAGCATGGACTCAAAAAGTACCTTGCCCGAAGTCGCTTGCCCAAGGCCATACGCTACCGTTCACGAAAACAATTCATACACCTCAAGTACCGAAAACAAATCAGAGCAAAATGACAGAAGCAACCAAGATACTTCCCATTGCAAGCGTGGAAAACAACTGCATACTATCAGCAAACGGCGACATCACACTCGCCTATGAAATCCATCTGCCCGAGATATTCACGCTTGCCGAAAGGGAATACGACGCATTCCACCAAGCGTGGATAAAGGCGATAAAACTTCTTCCCGAACATACGGTACTACACAAGCAGGATTGGTTTGTAAAGCGCACCGTTCGGGAAAGCTCGGGCAAAACCTTTCTATCCACGAGCAGTGACCGTTTCTATTCGGGGCGACCCTACATGGCGCACAACTGTTACCTGTTCCTTACCAAGAAACCCGATGACAGGAAACCGTCAAACTCAGCTTTCTGTAACATACTACGAAAATCCATCGTACCCAAACAGACCGTGGACAGCGTGCTGTTACGGAATTTCGAGGACATCGCAGGGCAGTTTACAAGGGTACTCGAAGACAGTGATTTTGTCGGGTTGCGCAGGCTCGTTGACGATGAACTTGCAGGCACGGCAAACAAAGCAGGTATCATTGAGCGTTACTGTTTCCTGTTGGGCGAGGGCGAAGAATCCCACCTGTGCGATACCCATATCGGGGAGCGTATGACCATCGGGAACAAGCATTGCGAAATGTACACGCTTTCCGATGTCGAGGAACTCCCCTCGATGTGCGGTAGCCGTATCAACTATGATAGGTATAGTACCGACAGGACAAAGTTTTCTATTGGTTTTGCCAGTACGCTCGGTTTATTGTTGGACTGTGACCACCTGTACAACCAATACCTTTTCATAGGCGATTCGCAAAAGACCATCAAGGAACTCGAAAGGAAAAGGCTACGGCTAAACTCCCTTTCAGCTTATAGCCGTGAAAATTCGGTAAGCCGTGATGCCGTAAACGACTATCTGAACGATGCCGTTGCCAACCAATATCTTCCTGTCCGAGCGCACTTCAATGTGATGGTGTGGGATGAAGACAGCGAAAAGCTAAAGGACGTGCGCAATCGGGTATCGGCAAACATGGCAAAGATGGATGCCGTGGCAAAGGTCGAATCCGTCGGCGCACCGCAGATATATTGGGCGGGCATGGCAGGAAACCAAGCAGACTTTCCCGAGAACGATACCTTTATCACCTTTGCCGAACAGGCAACCTGTTTCTTTAACCTCGAATCAAATTACAGGTCGGACAGCTCGGGCATACGGCTCAGCGAAAGGCTCTACGGTCGGCCTGTATCGGCAGACCTATTCGATAAGCCGATGAAGCAGGGAACGATAACAAATCGCAATTTGTTTGTCTGCGGGGGCAGTGGAGGGGGTAAATCCATGCTGATGAACCATTTTCTGCGAACACTATACGAGGACGGTGCGCACTGTGTGGTCATTGATGTCGGAGGCAGTTACAAGGGTCTTTGCGACCTGTTGGACGGTTACTATTTCATTTATACCGAGGACAATCCCATCAAGTTCAATCCGTTCTACCTGTCGGACGGCGAGGTCTTGGACACCGAGAAAAAAGAAAGCCTAAAGACCTTGCTTTTCTCCCTGTGGAAGAAATCGGACGAGACCTACACACGTTCCGAATACGTTGCCCTGTCCAATGCCCTCACAGCCTATTATCAAAAGCTCGACAAGTATCCGAACATCTTTCCCTCGTTCAATACGTTCTATGAGTTTCTAAAGGACGATTACAGCACGGTACTGAAATCATCGGGTGTTAACACTCGGGATTTTGACTTTGAGAATTTTCTCTACGTGCTGAATCCCTACTACGAGGGTGGCGAATTTGACTACCTGTTGAACGCCAAAGAGAATCTCGACCTATTGAACGAACGCTTTATAGTCTTTGAACTGGACAACATCAAGTCGCATGAGATTTTGTTTCCGGTGGTCACGATTATCATCATGCAGATGTTCATTTCAAAGATGCGGAAGCTCAAAGGTAGAAAGGTACTTGCCATCGACGAAGCATGGATTGCCATAGCAAAGGCGGGTATGGCAGAGTTTATAAAATACCTCTACAAAACAATCCGAAAATTCAATGGTATTCCCGCACTGATTACGCAGGAGGTGGACGACCTCATCAGTTCGCCTGTCATCAAGGAGACCGTGGTAAACCTATCGGACACAAAGGTCTTTCTTGATATGCGCAAATTCATGAACAAGTTTGACAGTCTGCAAGCGACACTTGGACTTTCCGAAAAGACCAAGACCATGATGCTCTCACTGAACAGGGCAAACGACCCCACGAAGAATTACAGGGAACTTCTGATAGACCAGGGCGGACAGTCCATCAAGGTCTACCGTAACGAACTGTCCACCGAGGAGTATTTTGCATACACCACCGAATTGACCGAGAAGCTCAAAGTACAGGAATATGCCGACAGGTATGGAAGCATGGAAAGGGGCATTGCCCATCTCGCAAAGGAACTGCGAATGCAAAAACAGAATCAATAACAAATTAGACAAACAGCGATGAAGATGTTGAAGATGATGAAAAAAACCGAGGGGTTCTTGAATGCAATTAAAAAACAAGTTAAGAATATGAAAAACTACATGGTTATACTCCCATTGAGTGCAATGACGCTTTGCGTGGCATTGCCACAGGGAGCCAACGCCCAAGTGGCGATTGCGCAAGTGATAAAAGCAGGTGTAAAGCGTGTCATCAAAGCCGTTGACCTTAAAGTACAGCGTTTGCAGAACCGCACGATTTGGTTACAGAACGCACAGAAAACGCTTGAAAATCAACTTTCCAAACTAAAGCTCGGCGAAATAGCCGATTGGACCGAAAAGCAAAGAGACCTGTACGAACGCTATTACAGGGAACTGTGGGAGGTCAAATCAGCCATTACCTACATCAAGCGGGTACGGGAGCTTGTAGAAAGCCAATCCCTATTGGTCGAGGAATACCAATGGGCATGGGGGCTGTTCACCAAAGACAGCCATTTTTCACCCGACGAACTTGAAAACATGAAAAGGATCTATACGGGGATTTTGGAGGAGAGCATCAAGAACGTGGACGAGATTCTAATCGTGGTCAACAGCTTCGGTACGCAGATGTCCGACGCATCACGCTTGGAAATCATCAACAAGGCTACCGACAGGATTAACGGAAACCTCAATGACCTAAAGAGGTTCAACCGCCAAAATATCGGAGTAAGCCTACAAAGAGCAAACTCATTGGACGAAGTATCACGGTTAAAGAAACTATATGGAATCGAACAATAAGAAAATAAGGGCATGGAGGGTGCTGTTGCCCCTTATGCTTACAGCTATGCTCGCCCCAAATTTTCTGTCAGCACAGACTTTCAGCGAGTTTTTCAAGCAAAAGAGCACGCAGAAAAAATACCTCTTGGAGCAGATTGTGGCATTGCGGACATACGCTTCTATGGCAAAGAAAGGCTACGACATTGCTCGGGATGGACTGAACACCGTCAAAGGAATCACAAACGGGGAATTTGGGTTGCATGACCTATTCTTTAGTAACCTACAAAGTATCAATCCCATTGTGAGAAACAACCCGAAGATAGCCGAGATATTGGCGATGCAACGTACCACCGCAAGGCTACTCGACAACCTGCGCTATCCCGAACAGCTTGGACAGGAACAGCGGGATTATCTGATGACCATCAAGCGAAATCTTATCAAGCAGTGCGAGCGAGATATGGACGAACTCCTGTTGGTCACATCTGCCAACATGACGAGCATGGACGATGCAAGCCGATTGGAGAAGCTCAGCACGATACACCGTGAAGCGACCGACAAGATGCTGTTCGCAAGATGGCTTGCCGAGGAACTCGAAACGTGGCGCATGGTATCGGAAAGCGAGGACAGCTCACTACAAAAACTAAGGAGGTTATATGATTGACAGGATTAAAAGAGCATTCCTGTACGGAATGTTAGCCGTATTCCCATTGTTCGGGATTACAGAAGTACGAGCGCAGTCACAGGAGATACAGCAGTTGCTGTTGAACGTGGAGAAGTTGAGCCAGCTCAAGAACATCTTGCAGGACATGAAAAAAGGCTACGATGTATTGACCGGTGGCTACAATGCAGTAAGGGATATTGCAAGGGGCAATTTTTCCATCCATGACGTTTTCCTTGACGGATTGATGCAGGTCAACCCCGCCATCAAGAAGTACCACAGGGTAGCCGACATCATTGCCCTGCAAAAAAATATCATGGACGACTACGGTCGGGCAAAGAGACTGTTTCGGTCATCGGGTAATTTCTCCGTGAATGAAATTGATTATATGCTCTCTGTTTATGGCAATATCACAAGCAGAAGCCTACGCAACATCGAGGAACTGTTGATGGTCATTACCGCTTCCAATCTTAGGATGAGCGACGACGAAAGGTTAAGCTATATCGACAAGCTCTACGCCAAGACACAGGAAATGTCCGCTTTTGTCCGCTACTTCAACGACGAGGCACGGATGCTTGGACTTATGCGGGAGAACGAAAAGCGGGAGGTGCAAGGGTTGGAAACTATGTTGAGGACAAGGAAATGAAAGGAGGAAAAATGAAAAAGACCATCAGTTTATTACCCATAGTCACGCTGTTTATTGTCTTTCCTATTATCGGAAACGCACAGGATATAAACAGCACACTAACAGGAATGCAAGGCGTGCTTGATAATATCTACAACGAGATGTTGCCCCTTAGCAGTCGCCTTATCGACGTAGCCCGTGGCATTGCGGGATTTGGCGCACTTTGGTACATCGCCGTCCGTGTATGGCGACAGCTTGCATCAGCCGAACCCATCGACTTTTACCCATTGTTGCGCCCCTTTGCGCTCGGACTTGCCATCATCCTGTTTCCCGCTGTCCTTTCCTTGCTCAACTCCGTACTAAGCCCGACCGTCTCCGCTACCTCGGCTATGGTCGATAACAGCAATAAGGCGATAGAAGTGCTGTTGAAACAGAAAGAGAATGCCGTCAAAAAATCAAAGCAATGGCAGATATATGTTGGCGAAGACGGTACAGGCAACAGGGAAGAATGGTACAAGTACAAATATCCCGAGGATAACAAAGGGTCTGAAGACCGTTGGCTGAAAGGGATTTCCAACGATATACAGTTTTGGATGGAAAAACAGTCCTACAACTTTAGGAACTCGATAAAAGCGTGGCTAAAAGAGGTACTCGAAGTGGTCTACCTCGGCGCATCCCTCTGTATCAATACGCTCCGAACGTTTTTCCTCATCGTGCTTGCCATCGTCTTTCCGTTGGTGCTCGGTTTCTCGGTATATGACGGATTCCAAGACACCTTGACCAACTTCATTGCAAGGTATGTCAACATATACCTGTGGTTGCCCATTGCGAACATCTTCGGGAGCATACTCGGGAAGATACAGGAGAATATGATACGGCTCGATATTTCACAGATTGAGAGCGGTGGCGACACCTTTTTCAGCAGTACGGACACCGCCTATCTCGTGTTCTTGCTCATCGGGATAGTTGGCTTTTTCTCCGTTCCCAACGTAGCGGGGTATATCATACAAGCAGGTGGACACAATACACTTCTGCAACGTGTCAATACCACGGTAATCACAGGTGGACAGGCAATAATGGGGCAAGCCCAACAAGGTTCGGCAACAGGAACGGAATCGGTCAGAGCAGTAGGTGGAAATTACTCCGAATTGGGAAAACAGCTTTACAGTAGCCTAAAGGGCAATAGCAATGACAAGAGCAAGGCGGACACCAACAAGAAAGAATAAGAATCAAGGACGAATAAAATTAAGATACCATGTTTAGACAGTTGAGAAATATAGAAACGGCTTTTCGGCACGTGAGGACATTCAGTTTGCTGTTTTTGGTCGCCTGTGCCGTGGTCAGCATATACGCCATATTCACCGCATATCGGATGGTCAGCGAAGAAAGGGAACGTATTTACATCCTATCCAACGGAAAGGCACTCGAAGCGTTCAGCGAGGGAAGAACGGAAAACCTGCCTGTGGAACTGCGCAACCATATCGGCAATTTCCACCGACACTTTTTCACGCTCGACCCCGATGAAAAAGTGATACAGGCAAACATGGCTAAGGCTTTCAATTTAGCCGACATCAGCGCAAAAAGGGCGCATGACAACCTGCGGGAACAGGGTTTTTACGCCAACATCATATCGGCGAACATATCCACACGGATTGAGATAGACAGTATTTCGCTCCAGACGGACAGGACACCGTACAGGTTTACCTGTTATGCCACGCAGACCATCATTCGGAGTACATCCACTGTTAGGCGACACCTAATCACGAAAGGTGAAATCCGAAACGTGAGCAGGAGCGACAACAATCCCCACGGATTCCTTATCCAACGGTGGGAAACGGTCATGAACGAAAACAAATAAAGAAGATGAAAAGGACAAAAAGGGCATTGGAGACCCAACAGCGAAAAATGGCAGATTGGCTCAACAGACGGACGGAAAATCTCCCGAAAAAGAGGGCTAAAGGATTGCTCTTCGCATTCTGTCTCGTGGTCGGTCTGCATTGTGTCTATCTGATAGTAAATGCAATAGTTAACATTTAAAAAAGCAATAATTATGGAACAACGCAAAAAGAAAGCACTATTGGTGCTACCGTTAATCTTCGTGCCTATCATGGCGTTAATATTCTATGCCCTCGGCGGTGGCAGGGGAACGGTACAGGACACGCCCCAAACGACAGGCATCAACACGGCATTGCCCGACGCCTCGTTTCGGAAAGACGAAGCGACCGACAAGGCTTCCCTTTACAGGATGAACCAAAATGAAACAGACCCCGAGGATGTTGGGGAAGAAATCACGGAAGACTTCGGGTTTGATGACAGCACGGAATTGGAGGAACGCACCGCCCAAATCAGCGAAAAACTCGACATGATTGAAAAGAGGTTGCAAGAACCCGAGGTGGACAGGCGTACAATATCTGGGCAAAGGGCAAGCGGTATGACACTCTCCGAAGTGCATCCGCTCAACACATCCTTGCAGGACGATGTGGACAGGTTGGAACAGCTAATGAAGAATATGCAGGAGGACAGCACGCCCGACCCCGAAACCGAGCAACTGAACGATATGTTGAGGAATATCCTTGATATACAGCATCCCGAACGTGTTGCCAACCGTGAACGGATGTTGTCCGATTCGCTTACCGTAGACAGCGTGTTTAGGGCAATAC from the Sphingobacterium thalpophilum genome contains:
- a CDS encoding DUF4134 domain-containing protein; protein product: MKEKIKKLSKPLSLVTTLQLIALSLFAQSGEAGLQEATRQVKGYFDTGTDLMYAIGAVIGIVGAVKVFNKWNAGDPDTNKVAASWFGSCIFLVIVATVLKSFFGV
- a CDS encoding DUF4133 domain-containing protein, with the protein product MAVVYHMNKGVSRPIVFKGLKAQYIAYLAGGLVGLLILFAVLYIIGLPLMVILPVIGTAGASLFWAVDRLSKRFGEHGLKKYLARSRLPKAIRYRSRKQFIHLKYRKQIRAK
- a CDS encoding TraG family conjugative transposon ATPase; translated protein: MTEATKILPIASVENNCILSANGDITLAYEIHLPEIFTLAEREYDAFHQAWIKAIKLLPEHTVLHKQDWFVKRTVRESSGKTFLSTSSDRFYSGRPYMAHNCYLFLTKKPDDRKPSNSAFCNILRKSIVPKQTVDSVLLRNFEDIAGQFTRVLEDSDFVGLRRLVDDELAGTANKAGIIERYCFLLGEGEESHLCDTHIGERMTIGNKHCEMYTLSDVEELPSMCGSRINYDRYSTDRTKFSIGFASTLGLLLDCDHLYNQYLFIGDSQKTIKELERKRLRLNSLSAYSRENSVSRDAVNDYLNDAVANQYLPVRAHFNVMVWDEDSEKLKDVRNRVSANMAKMDAVAKVESVGAPQIYWAGMAGNQADFPENDTFITFAEQATCFFNLESNYRSDSSGIRLSERLYGRPVSADLFDKPMKQGTITNRNLFVCGGSGGGKSMLMNHFLRTLYEDGAHCVVIDVGGSYKGLCDLLDGYYFIYTEDNPIKFNPFYLSDGEVLDTEKKESLKTLLFSLWKKSDETYTRSEYVALSNALTAYYQKLDKYPNIFPSFNTFYEFLKDDYSTVLKSSGVNTRDFDFENFLYVLNPYYEGGEFDYLLNAKENLDLLNERFIVFELDNIKSHEILFPVVTIIIMQMFISKMRKLKGRKVLAIDEAWIAIAKAGMAEFIKYLYKTIRKFNGIPALITQEVDDLISSPVIKETVVNLSDTKVFLDMRKFMNKFDSLQATLGLSEKTKTMMLSLNRANDPTKNYRELLIDQGGQSIKVYRNELSTEEYFAYTTELTEKLKVQEYADRYGSMERGIAHLAKELRMQKQNQ
- the traJ gene encoding conjugative transposon protein TraJ — encoded protein: MKKTISLLPIVTLFIVFPIIGNAQDINSTLTGMQGVLDNIYNEMLPLSSRLIDVARGIAGFGALWYIAVRVWRQLASAEPIDFYPLLRPFALGLAIILFPAVLSLLNSVLSPTVSATSAMVDNSNKAIEVLLKQKENAVKKSKQWQIYVGEDGTGNREEWYKYKYPEDNKGSEDRWLKGISNDIQFWMEKQSYNFRNSIKAWLKEVLEVVYLGASLCINTLRTFFLIVLAIVFPLVLGFSVYDGFQDTLTNFIARYVNIYLWLPIANIFGSILGKIQENMIRLDISQIESGGDTFFSSTDTAYLVFLLIGIVGFFSVPNVAGYIIQAGGHNTLLQRVNTTVITGGQAIMGQAQQGSATGTESVRAVGGNYSELGKQLYSSLKGNSNDKSKADTNKKE
- the traK gene encoding conjugative transposon protein TraK, which encodes MFRQLRNIETAFRHVRTFSLLFLVACAVVSIYAIFTAYRMVSEERERIYILSNGKALEAFSEGRTENLPVELRNHIGNFHRHFFTLDPDEKVIQANMAKAFNLADISAKRAHDNLREQGFYANIISANISTRIEIDSISLQTDRTPYRFTCYATQTIIRSTSTVRRHLITKGEIRNVSRSDNNPHGFLIQRWETVMNENK
- the traM gene encoding conjugative transposon protein TraM, with the protein product MEQRKKKALLVLPLIFVPIMALIFYALGGGRGTVQDTPQTTGINTALPDASFRKDEATDKASLYRMNQNETDPEDVGEEITEDFGFDDSTELEERTAQISEKLDMIEKRLQEPEVDRRTISGQRASGMTLSEVHPLNTSLQDDVDRLEQLMKNMQEDSTPDPETEQLNDMLRNILDIQHPERVANRERMLSDSLTVDSVFRAIPATVLDKKRVVQGATVRLRLEDTVTIDGFNIPRGHEVFGIARIANQRLLVNVTNIRLGTSIIPVNFAVYGLDGIEGLDAPEAVISETANMGADRAISGIGLYGLDNSLTTQLAGAGIDAARSAVSKRLRKIKVRIKAGEQVLLRIKR